The following proteins come from a genomic window of Candidatus Limnocylindrales bacterium:
- the def gene encoding peptide deformylase, which produces MAIRPVLTIGNPLLRLVARDVTGDEMRSEAFGQLIGDMIETMHHEQGIGIAAPQIGESLAVAVIEIDEESVRYPGQEPFGQRVFVNPKITVLDAEEQGFWEGCLSVPNLRGFVERPRRIRVDYLDLDGTPRAIEADGFLATVFQHELDHLAGVLYVDRIRDMKKLATLEDYARYWRDVPGEEHLPD; this is translated from the coding sequence ATGGCGATCCGGCCGGTACTGACGATAGGAAATCCCCTGCTGCGCCTCGTTGCACGCGACGTGACCGGGGACGAAATGCGCTCCGAAGCGTTCGGTCAGCTGATCGGCGACATGATCGAGACGATGCATCACGAGCAGGGCATCGGCATCGCGGCGCCGCAGATCGGCGAGTCGCTCGCGGTCGCCGTGATCGAAATCGACGAGGAGTCCGTGCGCTATCCCGGGCAGGAGCCGTTCGGGCAGCGCGTCTTCGTCAATCCGAAGATCACGGTGCTCGATGCAGAGGAGCAGGGGTTCTGGGAAGGATGCCTGTCGGTTCCGAATCTACGCGGTTTCGTCGAGCGGCCGCGGCGGATCCGGGTCGACTATCTCGACCTCGACGGCACGCCGCGCGCGATCGAAGCCGACGGATTCCTCGCAACGGTCTTCCAGCACGAGCTCGACCATCTTGCCGGCGTGCTCTACGTGGACCGCATCCGCGACATGAAAAAGCTCGCGACTCTCGAAGACTACGCACGCTACTGGCGCGACGTCCCCGGCGAAGAGCACCTTCCGGACTGA